A window of Zonotrichia leucophrys gambelii isolate GWCS_2022_RI chromosome 6, RI_Zleu_2.0, whole genome shotgun sequence genomic DNA:
TTCCATCTGAACACGAGTAACAACTTCACTGTGCAGGTGACCGAGCACTGAAacagcccagagaggctgtggagtctccctcgTTGGAGATACTCTGTGAGTGTCTGGATGCAATCCCATGCAATGTGCTCTGGGACCCTGCTTGAGCACACATGACCCACTGTGATCCTTTCCAGCCTcgcccattctgtgattcctttaATTCCGTCTGAATTACTTGAGACAATCATGATTTCTGCTACTCTGGCTGAGAGTGTTTGCTCCTTCCTTTGTTATTTTTGCCGCAGAAGGAGTTAGCTGCTGGTAGGAGGTTGTGGGGGCAGTGTCGCACTGCTCCCGCCCAGTGCGGAAGCTGAGGGAGTTACTCCATTGCCATGGCCTATCCTCGGCCTGATGGGCAGGATGGGGCGGGCCGGGCTTCCCGCGCCCGGCACCGCCCTCAGGACGCCCGCGCGCGGACATGGCGGCCCCCAGCTACCCCGGCTGGGTGACGCGCTGGGTGTCGGGGCAGTGGCGGAACAAGAAGCGGCCCCCGACGCTCCGCCCGCCCCGGACACTGGCGCTGGCCGACAAGGTGGCGAACCGCCGGGAGCAGTCGACAGGTGAGCTGCCGGTGAGCTGAGCCGCCGCTGTGCCCCGGGAGGGGCCGCGCTGCTGGCAGAGCTCGGCGGCGCCTTGCGCTCCGCTGGGCAAGACAGGAGGGGCCGGTGTGGGCCATGGAATCCCGCGTGGGCTCTGTCGGAAGGATCGCTTCCTCACACTGCAATCCCGAGTTTGTGTCGTACGTGAGTCAGACACGTTAAAAATGCAGTCAGATGCTGGATGGCTGCAGCGCTTTGCTTTCTGTTAGCAACAACTTGTCTGCCCAAAGCAAAGCTGGCATCTTGAGTTATGCATTTTCTCACCTGCCTCTAACTCGTCTTAAACTTCTTTGGAGATCTATGCACCGTGGAGGTTGTTAGCATGAAATCCCAAACACCTGAGATTTCTGGTTGTGTCTTTCCCTTCAGAGGCAACGTGCATTACGGAGATGTCGGTAATGATGGCGTGCTGGAAACAGAATGACTTCAACGACGCGCCTTGTGCCGAGGAGATCAGGACGTTCTATGACTGCGTGGCCAAGGCAGAAGTAATTAAGGCTTCTTTTATGTTCTTAAAGGCTAGTAGTAGGAAAGGAGGAAGCCTCCAGTCATTTTTTGTGTGCCAGTAAGAATAATGTTCTCTGAAGGATTTGATTGTGACCCATTTGAGAAACTAAGTGCAGTGAAACTGGTGAAGGATCGAGAGGCTTCTACAAGGATGGGCTGGGGtagctggggttgtttagtctggagaagaggCTCAAGGGAGATGTTACTGCTCTTTACAATTACCAGACAGGGGTCAGCCTCTTTTCCCAGGCAACTGATGATGtgacaagaggacacagccttgagctgtgccaggggaggttcaaactggacatcaggaagaactTTTTCAGTGAAAGGGTGCTGAAGCATTGGAAAAGGCTGGCCTGGgtggtggtggagtcaccatccctgctgGCATTCAGGAAATGACTGGATGTGTCAGTCAGTGCCATGGTATAGTTGGCAGAGTGGCCATTGGTTAgaggttggactcgatgatcttggaggtcttttccaacctgttTCTGACTTTAAAGGCCAgacatttttgaaaaagaaatttcataCTGCTTGAAAATTAGGGGTTTCtgattatataatatatattgaCATATTATAATAATACTTGATGATAAGcttgaaacaaaataattttcaaaatagaCTAAAGGTAAGTATATGTACTAAACTTGTCCTTAAACTGGTTTCAGGTTTCCATTTTCCTTCAATAACAGTGTCATCATTTAAATAGTTATTTATTGTTGCTGTTTGATAGCATAAGTGAAAAATTATCCACAATTTATTTGCTAGATGACAAAGAATCaaacaaagatgaaaaaataacagaaagtaaaaagaaaaaatctgggCTGTTACCAGAAGGTTATATCATCGTTAACTAAGAATATGGAAGGATATAATCTTCACAAGATGTCAGTCATTAATTGCATCATTTAAAGGTCATCAGCTTGTAATTATTAAACCAAGTGCTATGGTAAGTGTTCCTTaaagaaacagcattttcctgaaagaaacaCCCCTGTACAATTAGTAGGAGTCTCTGGGAATGAGCATCAACTCTGCAAGTAAACTGCTGTAAATATTTTGAggagttttcttctctttcagaaaGAGCGCAGGAATCAAAATGAGGACACCCTGTCATCCAGGGGAAATTTGCCTTCAAGCAAAGTGAACAAGCTTCTGAAGAGGTTTCCTCAGATCACACGTTATGTATAATGTACTTTATGAAAGAGACTGTGGACAAGCAATTAAAGTCGGGGTCttggtaaaaaaaaagggaagtcaAATCGAGTGATTTTTTGATGTCAGGTGATGTGTGGGTCTAGACCCTGGTTTTGATTCCAGAGCAAAAACCGCCCATCTTGAGTATCAGCTGATTTTGTTCATGAGACTCTTGGGTCTTGCAGTGTTGGGATTTCTGCAGTGTGTTGTTTAGCTTGCCTACTCAAGTCCTCACTGTTAAATAAAACCTTCTAGGCAGTCATGTAAATGCATTTCCTAACAGGGCATGACTTCTTCATGTGCAAGCCTCTtgcccagctctggagctgctgtcaaAAAGTGTTTGGGCTCAAACACTGAGCCAAGTTAGAATTAGAATTACTAATGATGATAGTAATTGATGGTATGATGGCTCAGACTCTTACATGGGTGTATACACAATCTGGTGCCTcttgaaattttttaaatttcccctgctgtaaaaaaaaaaaggctgtaaaATCTAGAAAAAATCTCCAGCAAAATACCTTGTTCATACATAAGACAATGGTAAGTATCAAATATAACTTTAACATGGAAGTTTGTGATTTAGACCCTCTGATTTGCAGGTGGGACAGTTATGGTGCCACATGAGTTTGATTATTTTGTCTGTACTGTAATAAAGCAAGACTGGTGTTTGACTTGGGCAGCTCATAATCTACAACAAAATTGTTCATtgttttttggtaaaaaaaaactaaaagggGTAGAGAAAGTTAAAGCATGGAGTGATAATTGAAATAATGTAATTCATTTATAGTTTTGATtgtggggggagtggggagGGGCAGTTTCCACTGCAGTACCACAAAACTCCAGGCAGGTTCTTGGGAACAGTACCTCATTGGTGGGGAAGATGCAGTGTCGTGGAGAACTAATGGTATAACCATTTATATCAGTAATTCTTTGGGGCATGTAGAAGAAGCAGAATAAGAGGAGAGTCAGGCACACACAGACTGTGTGATTACCCATGGGTGGCTGTGGAGTTTGCTGGAGCTGAGTCTTCTGGAGCCCCAGGCTGATACTTGCATCACAAAAATTTTGGTCAGGTGAAGGCTTTCAAGTTACTGAAGCAACATTTGCTTAGTGGTTAATTACAGTGGCTCATTAGTGGATAATCCAGGGTAGCTTATTCTTTTGTTGCTATTATGACATAATTGGGTCTTTTTAGAGGACTTGGGGTCAGTAAGAACACAGTATCCACATCTGAGTTTGGGAAAACACTGGTTCTGtggcattttgcattttctgtccAGAAGACATTGTGAAAAAGAATGCTACTTGCTGTTCCTTCATTTCTGAAGGATATAAACTAGATTGGGAGTGAGAAACTGATTTACCTctcttgattattttttttcatattaaaactTGGAATAAAAGTGTTAGGCATCTCTTAAGATAGCACCTGTGCTGAATGTACCAAATTCTAGTGTCTGTGAGGAACAGTCTTACATAAGAGGCTGTAACAGAGACACTTAAtacctttttctatttttacttttgaaatttTGCACTGCTCCTACTAATCTGAACAGCTATTTTTGTATTATACTGCTTCATGGTGAGCTTCACAAATTcagttgtttggggttttgtctAACCTTTTATATATCTACTATAAGCAGCAGTGCTTTTCAGGTGCACCCAGGTTTTACATTGCTTCCTTTAAAAGTACTTGAgcaatttttttgcttcttttgttaTAGCCAAAAACCCTCCAGTTACTGATTGTCCTTGGCAATTTCAGCTGCTGGCCATTTTCCTGTGTCTCACCATTAAGCTTATATTAGGTGTTTGAATGCATTCTGTGACATGCTGGTATTGAGGATCACTCCATTAATAGTTTGTGTGTGTacccacagggagcagcactgtTCTTTCTGAGTTGTTGGGTTTGTACCATCCCATGATGCTGTTGCTGGGGGGTAAGGAAAACTGTTCTGGTGTGGAGCACACTGGTTAAGAACATTGCTGCAGAGACCTGTATGTGATTGTGTGGTGAGGAAAGAATTAAACAAAAGCTGACTAGCTGTTCTACCCTCCTAAGTCGGATTTACAGGATTTAAGCAGATCTGCTGGAATTCCTTGGTCTTATTTCTGTACCTTATAGC
This region includes:
- the CHCHD1 gene encoding small ribosomal subunit protein mS37, which produces MAAPSYPGWVTRWVSGQWRNKKRPPTLRPPRTLALADKVANRREQSTEATCITEMSVMMACWKQNDFNDAPCAEEIRTFYDCVAKAEKERRNQNEDTLSSRGNLPSSKVNKLLKRFPQITRYV